In Helicobacter ibis, a genomic segment contains:
- a CDS encoding bacteriohemerythrin codes for MLPVWSKDISVHNDRIDEQHKKLFEIAGRAYALTNKQTSKEEIIEILRELLQYTQEHFKDEEQYMASIYYPYLEQHKAKHREIIRDMTVSVTNIRNVNDLKTQLGVIAKKWLLEHILKEDMQIEKFRRNTCQLPAREIEDDFVEEKEKYGCECPNKVHLVPLDVHKRIQEGAVFSCKVCSKQIRKI; via the coding sequence ATGTTGCCTGTGTGGAGTAAGGATATTAGTGTTCATAATGATAGAATTGATGAGCAACATAAAAAATTGTTTGAAATTGCAGGAAGAGCTTATGCACTAACCAATAAGCAGACCTCAAAAGAAGAAATTATCGAGATTTTAAGAGAACTTTTACAATACACACAAGAACATTTTAAAGATGAAGAACAATATATGGCTTCTATCTATTATCCATATTTAGAGCAACATAAAGCAAAGCACAGAGAAATAATACGAGACATGACAGTATCTGTAACAAATATAAGAAATGTAAATGATTTAAAAACTCAACTAGGAGTAATAGCTAAAAAATGGCTATTAGAACATATTTTAAAAGAAGATATGCAAATTGAAAAATTCAGACGTAATACATGTCAACTTCCTGCAAGAGAAATTGAAGATGACTTTGTAGAAGAAAAAGAAAAATATGGTTGTGAGTGTCCAAATAAAGTGCATTTAGTTCCTTTAGATGTTCATAAAAGAATACAAGAAGGTGCTGTTTTTAGTTGTAAAGTATGTAGTAAACAAATTAGAAAAATATAA
- the speA gene encoding arginine decarboxylase produces MVDYGINYWAGDDFIIEDGKVKVNYKNKPALIDIVKKVREEGYRGPLLIRFPHLIKKQVEKIFQNFENSIKEHHYKGKFKAVFPLKVNHYPNFVLPLVKLMEHRCYGLEAGSKSELIVAMAYTNDNCPITVNGFKDKEMISLGFIAAKMGHDITLTIEGLNELETIIEVAKTMGKPYPKIGLRIRLHSAGIGIWAKSGGINSKFGLTATELVEAISLLKKNKLIEQFSMIHFHIGSQISDIAPLKKALREAGNIYAELRKMGAKNLNAVNIGGGLAVEYTQHENHQNRNYTLAEFSGNVVFTLKEIAKNKKEREPDIFIESGRYVSASHSVLIAPVLELFSQEYDEKALHLKDVNPPLVEELLDLYNTINERYAIEYLHDSFEHMESLLTLFDLGYIDLQDRSNTEVLVHLIIKKVIKILKHKNHKDIIRIQEQVQERYLLNCSFFQSLPDYWGLSQSFPVIPLDRLNKKPTRSASLWDITCDSDGEIGFNTESPLFLHDIDVNKEEYFLGFFLVGAYQEVLGMRHNLFTHPTEFSVVFDDEEDGYEIENLLEAQTILDVLDDLDYDTKEIERILKQKIDDSVQISDENKKEVLGQLYVMLSENGYLRTVFKSEGELG; encoded by the coding sequence ATGGTTGATTATGGTATTAATTATTGGGCTGGAGATGATTTTATAATCGAAGATGGCAAGGTTAAGGTTAATTATAAAAATAAACCAGCATTAATTGATATTGTAAAAAAAGTTAGAGAAGAGGGATATAGAGGACCACTTTTAATTAGATTTCCACATTTAATAAAAAAGCAAGTAGAAAAGATATTTCAAAATTTTGAAAATTCAATTAAAGAGCATCATTATAAGGGTAAATTTAAGGCAGTATTTCCACTAAAGGTTAATCACTATCCTAATTTTGTCTTGCCTCTTGTAAAGTTAATGGAGCATCGTTGCTATGGTTTAGAGGCTGGAAGTAAATCAGAGCTAATAGTTGCAATGGCTTATACTAATGATAATTGCCCAATAACTGTGAATGGATTTAAAGATAAAGAAATGATTTCTTTAGGTTTTATAGCTGCCAAAATGGGACATGATATTACCCTCACTATTGAGGGTTTAAATGAGCTTGAAACTATTATAGAAGTTGCCAAAACAATGGGCAAACCTTATCCTAAAATAGGATTACGAATTAGGTTGCATAGTGCAGGGATTGGTATATGGGCTAAAAGTGGTGGTATTAATTCTAAATTTGGACTTACTGCAACAGAGCTTGTAGAAGCTATTTCGTTATTAAAGAAAAATAAATTAATAGAACAATTTAGCATGATTCATTTTCATATAGGTAGTCAAATTAGCGATATTGCTCCACTTAAAAAGGCGCTTAGAGAAGCGGGTAATATATATGCAGAGCTTCGAAAAATGGGAGCCAAGAATCTAAATGCAGTAAATATAGGAGGTGGTTTAGCAGTTGAATATACTCAACATGAAAATCACCAAAATAGAAACTACACATTAGCTGAATTTAGTGGGAATGTTGTATTTACTCTAAAAGAAATAGCTAAAAACAAAAAAGAAAGAGAACCTGATATTTTTATAGAATCTGGTAGATATGTTTCAGCCAGTCATTCTGTGCTTATAGCACCAGTTTTAGAGCTATTCTCACAAGAATACGATGAAAAAGCACTGCACTTAAAAGATGTGAATCCTCCACTAGTTGAGGAACTGTTGGATTTGTATAATACAATTAATGAAAGATATGCTATTGAGTATTTACATGATTCATTTGAACATATGGAATCTCTTCTTACTCTTTTTGATTTGGGATATATTGATTTGCAAGATCGTTCAAACACTGAAGTTTTAGTGCATTTAATCATTAAAAAAGTAATAAAGATTCTAAAACATAAAAACCATAAAGACATAATACGAATCCAAGAGCAAGTTCAAGAGAGATATTTGCTTAATTGTAGCTTTTTTCAGAGTTTGCCTGATTATTGGGGATTATCACAGAGTTTCCCTGTTATCCCGCTAGATAGACTTAATAAAAAGCCAACAAGAAGTGCTAGTTTATGGGATATAACTTGCGATAGCGATGGTGAGATAGGATTTAATACCGAATCCCCATTGTTTTTACATGATATTGATGTCAATAAAGAAGAGTATTTTTTGGGATTTTTCTTAGTTGGTGCTTATCAAGAAGTTCTTGGCATGAGACATAATCTATTTACACACCCAACTGAATTTAGTGTAGTGTTTGATGATGAAGAAGATGGCTATGAGATAGAGAATTTACTAGAAGCTCAAACTATCTTAGATGTGCTTGATGATTTGGATTACGATACAAAAGAAATAGAAAGAATCTTAAAGCAAAAAATAGATGATAGTGTGCAAATTTCTGATGAGAACAAAAAGGAAGTATTAGGACAGCTATATGTAATGTTAAGCGAGAATGGATATTTAAGAACCGTATTTAAAAGTGAGGGAGAGTTAGGTTGA